The window CTGTGATTATCTTTCGCTTCAGTAAATCCGGAACTGGAATTTGAAGACCCTTATTAGCAGTTTAAACTATGCGACAGAAACATATTTTCTTCGTTCCTTTTTCTATCCCTATTCTTGTTGACACAATCCAATTTTTTATGTCGGAGTTTTCCGTACTGATAACATGCATTGTTATGAATATTACGCATGTTTACCGAATTGTTGTAAATATTTACGCGCACTCACCAGATTGCTTTAGCGATATATTTTCCATTGTATCGTTCAATCAATGAGATGTTCCCGCGTTTGTAATCAATCGCGGTTACATAATCTGGGTTCTGACATCACTCGTCATGGCTAAGATTACGTAACGTGTTTCTTTTTCCATTATTGTGACAGTCCTGCTGTGTTAACGTCCGTCAGTGTTGTCGTACATCCGTTAGTTGACGCATTTCCTTTTCCTTCATGAGTGAACAAGTTAAGCCAATTTTCCGCTTAACTACGATAATAACTGCGTCAAAGCATATCCAGGTATAGAAATAGTTAAGAATTCCCTTGTTCCCCTTTGGTTAATGATTGAATATTTGTCAATAATAGAAACATTAATGAAGGTCTACACTTTTCAAGAGCGTCAACGGACGGGTTTGCAACTTTGCACTGTGTATATGCATATAATATATTTGACGTCATTTTCTTTGTTGGACATTTAGGCATAGCCTTTATGTTTCCCCCATGGTATTGGGATTATTTGTGTCAGTAATGTTAAAGAGAGACTTCATAGATATTTGATGTACTGATAAAACTTTAGAAATGGGTTAATGGCAGTCATTTAATCAAtcctgaatgaaaataattattttcctACGGATAGTTATTTTTTAATTAGCgttttaaaatttccaaatcCATCGTCTGCTACGAGCCTGCTAAACAAATTCCAATAacggccgccatgttggatgaCGTCACGAGATGGACACCCATATCGTGTTTTGACAGCGGTGCTGATATTGATAAGCCAAAGAAGGTGTCAGACGAACCATgttcctgaatgctaattagagggattatcgggctaaacaatgggattaactGGGAACTTAGGCCCCTACAGGCTACATAAAGGTAAAATGTTCTCATCAGCGGCATATACTGAAAGATTGCGATGGATTGTACAAGTGAAGATACTGCCGAACCGCCGGAGAAGAGGACTAAAACCCTGAAGAAGCTGAGGAAAGACCGGGGAAAACGATGTGTTGTTTATGGATGCAGCAACACCACATCAAATAGTGAATTCAGAGCGCATTTGTTTCCTGATAGAGCTGATGATTCTCGGAGATTTAAAGCTTGGTGCAGGGTCGTTTCCCACTCCCGTTCAGATTTCGTTTGGACCAAAAATGCAGTGATATGTAGTGAACATTTTCCCGACGATATGACCAACAGTGTGTCCAGGCAAATGCAGAAAGAAATGCTGGCGAAGGCATATCAGAAAGATGCCAAGGACATCAAAGTGAACTGGAGCCTGGCCGACGATGCGATCCCGTCCGTTTCACTTCTCCCCAGCAAGCCGAAACACGGGACCCCTGCAGTCACAGAACGTCCGAAAGCTACACGAAGCCCTCTCACCCCAGTTCCTGGTCCTTCATCAGACATTTTTACGACCCCCAAATTGACTGGAAGTCGAAATGCCGTCGTGATAAGGGAGAGAAAACGAGTAAGtcttgttttgtttacattcttgtTATGCTTATTATGCATTGTactcattgtaggcctatgtatgaaGCATCACACAggaacagtcatgacagtataaGGCCCATACATTTCCTTACTTCCTGACGGATGCATAGAGCAGTTAGACAATATAAGACGAGATAATCAGGGGTAGACTGACATGTGGGACAATCACTGGCaataatttcattctttttacaATTACATAGGACGTGGAGGCTGCTGGTGCTTGGAAGGAAGCCATGGATTTCCAAGCTGCTATCGAAGCTGATgtcagtgatgatgaagatggtggTCAGGAATCTGTGGTGAGTTGAGAATCAAACTAACAAGCTGACATTACTCTGGATGGAACAGTAAAAAATTCCCCCATCATCATTGCCTTCCAggtgaaagaaaacattttgtctcttttactcaATATTTCGGAACAGAATTTACAACAAGCAGCCATGTAACTAGACTTGACTATGCATAGCAAAAAGTTGAATTCATGAAACAAAGTTTTGGCAATGGTTTTTATTTGAGCTCTTTACTCCACCTTTTCAGCCTTGTCAGACCAAAAGTCAATTCACCCAAGTGAATAGGCGAATTCGGCGACCAAAGCATCGTTCGATGAGGGTGCAGACAAATTATGAAAAACCAAAGACCAAGGTGACAGTCTCAATAGGTAAGTATTTTTAAAGCATAATATACTAATATTGGTCATAAAACAGGGCGACTCCATAAACAAGTAGCTTTTGCCAAATTGAACACAATAATAGAATTTATTAGGGAACTGAGACAAGTTTGagaaactttttgtttttatattcagGAACACAAACAGATGAAAAAGTGTACAGCATTTCCAGCATTGATGTCAAGCCAAATGTTTCCTCATCAGGTAAAGCTTTTATGAAATGatgttttcagagaaatgaaaaagacaaaCTGTGAAAGATCTCCGTCTATGTCTAGATAATATGTTGGAACTGAACACGGGAAATTTTCACAGCATCTGCATGTTGTCTCACTGTCAAGAATCTATCCGATTAGTTTTAACATAAAATCGATATGATATTGCATGTtctaatgctacatgtatattgaatttTACAGGAACACCAACTGGAACTGACCCTGACCACCTTCCAAACATAGCCACAGGAAATTGCCCTCAAGCCAAATCAGCTTCAAATGAAATGGAGGATGGACCTGGGTCAGAATCGTCTGATGATGAATCTCTTGAAGATACGGTTGATCCCCTTGACAAGAGCTATGAACCAGCAGAGAGCGACATCAGCAGCGAGGAGGTCTCTGATGAAGAATTCAACTTCATTGATAATGAGAATGAGTGAGTATTTTACTACATTTATGTAACACTAGTGTCCTTGCATTGAAGAAGGTTGTCTAAAACATAATCATGTAATCTGATATAAGCCATCTCAACATAACAAAAAACAATATAGCATCTAAATGTTATTTCTATAAAAAGGGGCCCAACACTGGCAACAGCTTGTACgatcatttttaaaaaacagcCTTGTAAATTTACCAGTGATATTGACCAGTCCACAAAACTGATCCTTTTATATAGTCATCACCAACACAGATCATGCAGATTGGAATTTTTCCTGTGCTTTTGACTTTTGTGTATTCTTTGTGAATTTTCTCTCGATTTTTCCGTAGGAAAGATGATCCACACTGTCAGACGAAGTACCTGGTGTTCCACTCGAAATTGATGGAACTCTTCAAGATATGTCCTGTATGCTGTTCCCCAGCCAAGAGACACATCAGGACCCTAGGGACATATCTATCCATTAAGCAATGTTGTTCCAATAAACTATGTTCTTTTGAAAGGTAAGATTGAAGGAAATCCTGTATTTTTATATGAAAATTGTTGTCATGTTTTTTTCCCCGATTGCCAAAATTTTGGCTAACAAAGTACATCAATCAATTAATACATCTTTCAGCATTAGTGTGACTAAATAATAGCTAGGTGTTTAATAGTGTTTTCTCCAGAGTCCTTTTCACTTGGTACATATTGTGTCATGCTGAACAttgctttcatttcagattttggGAGAGCCAACCATTTATCAACCGTATTCCAGCTGGAAACTTGCTGCTCTCCAGTGCCATCCTCTTCGCCGGTTCAACTGCAGCCAAAACTCTGAAAGTCTTCAGTTATCTTGGATGCCAAGCGATAAAACAGGGCACCTTCTACCAGCACCAGAGGCAATACCTGTGGCCGGCAGTGATGACAGTGTGGCGGGAGAACCAGCAGGAAGTGTTGCAGCAAGTGAAAGATTCCAGGAAGCCAGTTGTTGTTGGAGGGGATGGTAGATCAGACAGCCCAgggcattgtgcaaaatacgGCTCCTACTCTCTCCTGGAGTTGAATGTCAACCGCATTTTGGATGTGCAATGAGTTCAAGTAAGTAAAATTATAATTATTGCTTTTCAATTACACAGGCGATATAAaagaaaattgtacatgtaaatatggatCAGTAAACCTTGTTTTCAGATTATCATGAAGAAGATCACATTAGATAACATTGTTGATATCATACTGTTGCCGTTAAATGACGATAATCATACATAAAATGTAAACAACATGGATTTTATTGGAGAGTTTGTTCTTATTGTAATGTACTTTGTAGAACACTCCTCcagattgtacatgtaactagaTTTTAATTTGATTCCATGAAATTGATATGCACATTAGGACATAAGTATCAATCTCCATACCTCATCTCTTTCAGTCGAATGAAGAGGGCGTCAACCATAGTGTTAACATGGAGAAGGAAGGGTTGATTCGATGTGTTAGATACCTGGAAACGGAGGATGTCACTATTTCAAAAATAGTGACTGATCGGCATGTCCAAATCAACAAGTGGCTCAGAGAAAATCTACCGGATACAGACCATCGTTTTGACGTCTGGCATTTGGCCAAGAGTAAGTGTCCGTAGTGTCTACATATTATATTAGGCATGAAATTATTTAGAGTGCAGTACTGTTCTTAGATTGAACTTTTCAGCCTGGTCCAGTGTGGAGATTTGTTAGAAAAGTGAATGCACGAGTCAAGAGAAACACTTTACAAAAATGAATGTCATAGTCCATAGCAAATTGATAATTGCTAGAATTATTAGGGCTGTTCTCCTTTTTTCCAGGTTTGAAGAAGAAGGTTGACAAGGCTTCAAAGGAAAAAAACTGTGGGATTTTAGAGGAGTGGCGGAGGTCTATAATCAATCACCTTTACTGGTGCGCTGCAACAACTCCAGATGGGGACCCAAATATGATGCTGGCCAAGTGGTTGTCGTTGGACAACCACATGCACAACAAACACAAAGGACATGGAAGGGTATATCCGAAGTGCGGCCATGGTCGAATAGTTGGGCGGCAGAAGGGCACGAAGTGGCTTGAACAAGGTGAGTATTTCTCGAATTGATATCGAAGACCTTCGGGTATCGACTTGAGTGGACATGCATCACGACATGCACAAAGTTTTTGGAGAGATGTCTCAAAACAAAACTCTCGGATAGAATGGTCTGTTTTCTAGTGATAAAATGAACATCAAATTATTTGTGTGACCTATTCAAATTTCAGGATCGGCAGCATCAGCGAAAGCTGGCAACATTATTGACAATGCCTACTTCAAACCggctgtgaagaaaatgtctccTGGCGAACAGACGTCAAGTATTGAGGCATATCACAGTCTCATCCTCCATTTTGCCCCCAAAATGACAGCATTCAGCTTCAAAGGGATGCTATGCAGGTAAATTCCAAGTTTGATAGAAGGCCgcagtacaaatgtacatgaagtccTGGAGTAGTGAAATCTACTCAAAGTCTTCATGAAATTACCAACTTTAGAAATTTGTCAGTGAGGTGTGTACGTGTACTTGAAATAAGACAGAACCAGGCACAGCTGAGTGATGTTCCAAAATCTATCAATCAAGTCAATTTATCAGTTGAGAACTTCACGCGCCGATGAGCCTTGAATGACATACATGCACAAGTATCTGAGAACTTTTTATATTTTACTTTTTAGGCTTCTCCTGTCAGCGCTACATTATAATGAAAATGGTGACAGGGAGCAGGCAACGAC is drawn from Lineus longissimus chromosome 1, tnLinLong1.2, whole genome shotgun sequence and contains these coding sequences:
- the LOC135482820 gene encoding uncharacterized protein LOC135482820 — its product is MTNSVSRQMQKEMLAKAYQKDAKDIKVNWSLADDAIPSVSLLPSKPKHGTPAVTERPKATRSPLTPVPGPSSDIFTTPKLTGSRNAVVIRERKRDVEAAGAWKEAMDFQAAIEADVSDDEDGGQESVPCQTKSQFTQVNRRIRRPKHRSMRVQTNYEKPKTKVTVSIGTQTDEKVYSISSIDVKPNVSSSGTPTGTDPDHLPNIATGNCPQAKSASNEMEDGPGSESSDDESLEDTVDPLDKSYEPAESDISSEEVSDEEFNFIDNENEKDDPHCQTKYLVFHSKLMELFKICPVCCSPAKRHIRTLGTYLSIKQCCSNKLCSFERFWESQPFINRIPAGNLLLSSAILFAGSTAAKTLKVFSYLGCQAIKQGTFYQHQRQYLWPAVMTVWRENQQEVLQQVKDSRKPVVVGGDGRSDSPGHCAKYGSYSLLELNVNLSISIPHLFQSNEEGVNHSVNMEKEGLIRCVRYLETEDVTISKIVTDRHVQINKWLRENLPDTDHRFDVWHLAKSLKKKVDKASKEKNCGILEEWRRSIINHLYWCAATTPDGDPNMMLAKWLSLDNHMHNKHKGHGRVYPKCGHGRIVGRQKGTKWLEQGSAASAKAGNIIDNAYFKPAVKKMSPGEQTSSIEAYHSLILHFAPKMTAFSFKGMLCRLLLSALHYNENGDREQATTEDGKLRWSVTFIKSKKGGYSVRPIKDDSSHGYVDKLMVEVQRRCRENDFDFEDNNIYIPPALCSSYDHPNKAEAVDSYNERHKRYSKSCYIQPSRKSTR